In Toxoplasma gondii ME49 chromosome VIII, whole genome shotgun sequence, a single genomic region encodes these proteins:
- a CDS encoding dolichol kinase (encoded by transcript TGME49_271170~Predicted trans-membrane domain (TMHMM2.0):292-315:329-352:358-381:390-413:417-440:463-486:506-529:558-581:601-624:627-646:672-695:704-727:738-761:770-790) yields MTRSEAPRAAGTRPSSIRFAHLNRILLAPLARVAVSDYLLIWSHSLWSACRIDGLLLVVVFALSPGFCRALFNPLLPLIVLATAAAFVCIRNCDHASCVSSSQQPVRESSDNEENPLVQRSVSQQDRKGTVLNAQKQKEGEEGAIADCEKTLLASGVVSKVSSTVCGKYSWISCNGNALLSSQFLSIWRVRVGSYGLVEVACHFHDSPMSDCARRSEHAKDTCGVNVTDETRCCRQERSRRDERPTSMHFRTNVKATMFRSNAVNVPGSSQVASLARRYSPASSRRIRDSSTVVAALLFPGLICTCLLELQRRGIYFYDGALSVDQSLQLRACVMLVPGLLGGSLLGRVLWTHSLSLRSIAVLVAIYTVAWLSWISFGALALDAIPVSFYISVAISFFLFICLQLLVFHACYFNRSHCFTLVEGVVLSQLISVIVFVSASDCLESIHSTRAAGVSIAMSQTPAWLVFVSRMFLLLTAGLACASFVSTRSSRCMQPTRAASGTRGKSVLLCGFVAAVGLYLFAGCSPAVQMSDGILRNSSRMPRHTPFEWIIALVFGDSVNAGVFCFWLTSSFVGVASIIAFWSHRDTEKQHDYGFSQSSPHLIVVRKLYHFLFAANVIVGLVLRVDELLVVVLCGVVWVTVFCEFVRTADVASPFSQHLASLYNQFADDRDQNGLFLTHIYLALGITLPFVSTPVTRGVPFSSRHLLGLSLVGMGDASAAVVGALFGKRRLPMSGSKTLAGFIGFFIGALPVVILEPLHLIGPQQPGSDQVTSFGAAVSAIGLGALFEAYTSDIDNLTLPLFGVIVYDNVSAVLRSIQ; encoded by the exons ATGACGCGATCCGAGGCACCTCGAGCAGCAGGTACACGACCTTCCTCGATTCGATTTGCACACCTGAACCGCATTTTACTGGCCCCACTTGCGAGGGTCGCTGTGTCTGATTACTTATTGATATGGTCCCACTCTCTCTGGAGTGCGTGTCGTATCGATGGCCTGCTTCTCGTCGTCGTGTTTGCATTGAGCCCCGGTTTCTGCCGGGCTCTCTTTAAccctctcctgcctcttaTCGTTCTTGCAACCGCTGCTGCCTTCGTGTGTATTAGGAACTGCGACCATGCGTCCTGTGTGAGCTCCAGCCAACAGCCCGTGAGGGAATCATCTGACAATGAAGAGAACCCTCTCGTGCAGCGTTCGGTGTCTCAGCAGGATCGAAAGGGAACAGTTTTAAACGCACAGAAAcaaaaggagggagaggagggtGCGATTGCAGACTGCGAAAAGACCCTGCTGGCCAGTGGAGTTGTCTCGAAGGTCTCCTCAACTGTCTGCGGAAAATACTCGTGGATATCATGTAACGGCAACGCcctgctctcctctcagTTCCTTTCTATTTGGAGAGTGAGAGTCGGGTCGTACGGCTTGGTAGAAGTAGCATGTCACTTCCATGATTCGCCGATGTCAGACTGCGCGAGGAGATCCGAGCATGCCAAAGATACCTGTGGAGTCAATGTCACGGACGAGACGAGGTGCTGTCGTCAAGAGCGTTCTCGGCGCGACGAACGACCAACGTCTATGCATTTCAGGACCAATGTAAAGGCAACTATGTTTCGTTCGAATGCTGTCAATGTGCCAGGTTCTTCTCAagttgcctctctcgctcgcagGTACTCTCCCGCAAGCAGTCGGCGAATTCGTGACAGCTCAACCGTGGTGGCCGCACTTCTTTTCCCAGGCCTTATTTGTACTTGCCTCCTGGAGTTGCAAAGACGCGGCATATACTTTTATGACGGAGCACTGAGCGTAGACCAGTCCCTGCAGCTTCGAGCATGCGTCATGCTCGTCCCTGGTCTGCTCGGAGGGTCGCTTCTCGGTCGTGTCCTTTGGACGCACTCACTCTCGCTGCGTAGCATCGCAGTGCTAGTCGCTATCTACACTGTTGCCTGGCTGAGCTGGATATCTTTCGGCGCCCTTGCCCTCGATGCAATACCTGTGTCTTTCTACATCTCCGTCGCAATtagtttttttctgttcatTTGCTTACAATTGCTGGTGTTCCACGCGTGTTATTTTAACAGAAGTCATTGCTTCACTCTGGTCGAGGGTGTCGTCCTAAGTCAGCTCATCAGTGTCATCGTTTTTGTGTCTGCATCTGACTGTTTGGAATCCATTCACTCGACGCGGGCTGCGGGTGTCTCCATAGCCATGTCGCAGACGCCAGCGTGGCTGGTTTTCGTTTCGCGCATGTTTCTACTGCTGACTGCTGGTCTTGCCTGCgcttcctttgtctccactCGTTCCTCGCGGTGCATGCAACCTACCCGCGCGGCATCGGGAACCAGGGGAAAGTCAGTCCTCCTGTGTGGCTTCGTCGCTGCAGTGGGACTGTACCTGTTTGCAGGTTGCAGCCCGGCTGTTCAGATGAGTGATGGCATTCTACGAAACAGCAGCCGAATGCCACGCCATACTCCTTTCGAGTGGATAATAGCCCTCGTATTTGGTGACAGTGTGAACGCGGGTGTGTTTTGCTTCTGGTTAACTTCATCTTTTGTTGGTGTCGCATCTATTATAGCGTTCTGGTCTCACAGAGACACTGAAAAGCAGCACGATTATGGTTTCAGTCAAAGCAGTCCTCATTTGATTGTCGTCCGAAAGTTGTATCATTTTCTTTTTGCTGCAAACGTTATTGTTGGTCTGGTGCTACGGGTTGATGAGCTTTTGGTTGTCGTTCTTTGCGGAGTCGTGTGGGTCACTGTCTTTTGCGAATTTGTCAGGACCGCTGATGttgcttcgcctttctcacAGCATCTTGCATCTTTGTATAATCAATTCGCAGACGACCGTGACCAGAATGGCCTTTTCTTGACGCACATATACCTAGCTCTCGGAATTACGTTACCGTTTGTTTCGACTCCGGTGACCCGCGGCGTCCCGTTCTCTTCACGGCATCTCCTAGGGCTGTCTCTAGTTGGTATGGGAGACGCCTCCGCGGCTGTCGTCGGCGCTCTGTTTGGAAAACGACGTTTACCGATGAGCGGCAGCAAAACGCTTGCCGGCTTTATTGGTTTCTTTATCGGCGCCTTGCCAGTGGTGATCTTAGAGCCACTACATTTGATTGGTCCCCAGCAGCCTGGTTCG GACCAAGTCACGTCGTTCGGAGCAGCAGTTAGCGCAATAGGACTCGGTGCGCTGTTTGAG GCGTACACGTCAGATATTGACAATTTGACTCTTCCACTTTTTGGGGTTATTGTTTATGACAACGTTTCTGCGGTGCTTCGAAGCATACAGTGA
- a CDS encoding hypothetical protein (encoded by transcript TGME49_271182), translating to MLIVRFSPSFRDTRSKWTCSLESGLIWREAGQTGTEIGLAPGTATRDDHEIGDAHGIENAHEIGDAHGIENAHEIGDAHGIENAHEIADGHKIEGGHAEEDDQERGQYHGKGNAREAENGRKSETDPGTAHSQRMLPDPTGRGHATEAGRATEIGRVTDLDLAAETDLVTEGGHVTETMQENEVIRIDKT from the exons ATGCTCATTGTGCG ATTCTCTCCTAGCTTTAGAGACACGAGGAGTAAGTGGACTTGTAGCCTTGAATCTGGACTAATATGGAGAGAAGCCGGTCAGACAGGGACAGAGATCGGTCTCGCCCCAGGGACCGCGACCCGCGACGATCACGAGATCGGGGACGCTCACGGGATCGAGAACGCTCACGAGATCGGGGACGCTCACGGGATCGAGAACGCTCACGAGATCGGGGACGCTCACGGGATCGAGAACGCTCACGAGATCGCGGACGGTCACAAGATCGAAGGCGGTCATGCGGAAGAGGACGATCAGGAGAGAGGCCAGTATCACGGGAAAGGGAATGctcgagaggcagagaacggaagaaaaTCCGAGACAGATCCAGGGACCGCGCACAGTCAACGCATGCTTCCAGACCCGACAGGGAGAGGTCACGCGACAGAGGCAGGTCGAGCGACAGAGATAGGTCGCGTGACAGATCTAGATCtcgcggcagagacagacctCGTGACAGAGGGCGGTCACGTGACAGAGACCATGCAAGAGAACGAAGTCATCCGGATCGACAAAA CCTAA
- a CDS encoding hypothetical protein (encoded by transcript TGME49_271174) gives MDLQLQAAFAAVTAAIFVFYLSIGLLINLRSTPEIGISVALPLFGAALVLGLLFPEYFGWTNTILAADVFLVALVYNLTVPMFSGSCGILSWVPGFTASPPEGQLIFYITTILFVACLLYLIQIYTGQEHKCPPVVNRNLLSSFISGFIVTASAAYTSAISGLVAPTPLEPISFFDMPSHFSYTKAPNYVFLALWTALTLGGYAVQQARDKQKSLLE, from the exons ATGGATCTGCAGTTGCAAGCTGCTTTTGCCGCGGTTACGGCTGCAATATTCGTATTCTATTTATCAATTGGCCTTTTAATAAACCTGCGTTCTAC GCCAGAGATCGGAATTTCTGTCGCCCTTCCTCTTTTCGGCGCTGCACTCG TTCTGGGTCTTCTTTTCCCGGAGTACTTTG GATG GACTAACACCATTTTGGCAGCGGATGTCTTTCTCGTTGCGCTCGTCT ATAACCTGACG GTTCCTATGTTCTCTGGAAGTTGCGGGATTCTCTCTTGGGTACCCGGGTTCACCGCCTCACCTCCAGAAGGCCAGCTGATTTTTT ACATTACCACCATTCTCTTTGTGGCTTGTCTTTTGTACTTGATTCAGATATATACGGGCCAA GAGCACAAATGCCCACCCGTTGTTAACCGAAACCTGCTGTCTTCGTTCATCTCGGGCTTCATAGTGACAGCGTCAGCAGCGTACACCAGCGCTATCAGCGGACTGGTGGCACCGACGCCCTTGGAG CCCATCAGCTTCTTCGACATGCCCA GCCACTTTTCGTACACCAAGGCACCAAATTACGTGTTTTTG GCCCTGTGGACAGCTCTGACGCTGGGAGGGTATGCAGTGCAGCAAGCGCGGGACAAGCAAAAGAGTTTGCTCGAATAG
- a CDS encoding hypothetical protein (encoded by transcript TGME49_271178), whose amino-acid sequence MINSPEFQKEIDARLAQERERRERTMKSDIEREKSRILEDFRRKEEEEKRSKQKLEDILAENERKVRLEQQRQAEEQAKADELRLMELQKLQVAREEERRKKALEEKEEPGSSNQPLPRQRLAFKMKTSSLF is encoded by the coding sequence ATGATAAACTCGCCGGAGTTCCAAAAGGAGATTGATGCGCGACTTGCACAGGAgcgcgaaaggcgagagaggacaaTGAAAAGCGACATCGAACGAGAGAAATCTCGTATACTTGAAGACttcagaaggaaagaggaagaggaaaaacggtCAAAACAAAAGCTGGAAGATATCTtggcagaaaacgaacggAAAGTCCGACTGGAGCAGCAGCGTCAAGCGGAGGAACAGGCGAAGGCAGACGAACTTCGCCTCATGGAGCTACAAAAACTGCAGGTTGctagggaagaagagagacgaaaaaaggcgttggaggagaaggaggaaccAGGATCCTCAAACCAGCCACTTCCCCGGCAGAGGCTAGCCTTCAAGatgaaaacatcttctcTATTCTAA
- the BIN3 gene encoding bicoid-interacting protein BIN3 (encoded by transcript TGME49_271190), protein MSSAGTSTGLQGNREAEGRAVSPAEHALDGMGFLGKSWSSNEYGSSCSSRRKRRCLHGNFPAYYAGRRAFVRSHNCSQQSSVYMDRPADGCCRLSGGPAAEIDMCSAPVGPSNSYETHLCTSELVQGHVGIRDIDPRLDAVLSSLGGIFFEGKDVLDIGCNAGCLCLATAGLLHARSVTGVDIDEDLVALANSALEELRTLALRRHTVLSSLTCQKTVKSSVDHESPETSGSCVSASSPYPGSETKRTDLDTGNCIISGSPAKATRNLVMTSAVGERLPTIPDLDRGCKDDKGLSGAPYGISEHPENPENNSLKQSGGVSKRSPGSHFSQVFGRLLWNALVTEATTGEVREPGLESTRLSKTERRTKEVCDGHVPSNVQSGFTGMATSTGISTRATDSTEREAAFPFNVSFHSTDIVGGLASQTSSAIVQNEREHPSPLGSEECYCELLGTVSRAVGSLPKGALLSPGSFDIVICFSVTKWIHLHHGDCGILLLFSRLHALLKPDGILLLEPQDWASYRRARRLSSDFKQQLHHIRLPPKTFTSILTANSGSRKSQCSSCVICDAWSNDAKTAASTELSAVTDKQCEQYEPKSETAENGCQCACRIVSSLIPPCDGSSQGLSAKKPVQPFALMCSLNPWTNDVRISKHQQSGAYGGTMWDESRAAADGRAAPRPHQLSVDEVCKHGNVTARKSDEGYLDGVFDDDQRCSQAPANHVFQKGSEVVKSAEPKISDAKAVREPKGRLSDRRILVLRKSSSCFSVCCCTLKMLTSRAVGRCGPKPINSQSQS, encoded by the coding sequence ATGTCAAGTGCCGGGACTTCCACAGGACTTCAGGGAAATCGTGAAGCGGAAGGCAGGGCGGTGAGCCCTGCCGAACACGCTCTGGATGGAATGGGTTTTCTAGGGAAAAGCTGGAGCTCAAACGAATATGGTAGCAGCTGCTCTAGCAGGCGTAAGCGAAGATGCCTTCATGGAAATTTTCCAGCTTACTATGCCGGGAGACGTGCATTTGTACGTTCACACAATTGTAGCCAGCAAAGCTCAGTATACATGGACAGGCCGGCAGATGGTTGCTGTAGACTTAGTGGCGGACCGGCTGCGGAGATTGATATGTGCTCTGCCCCCGTCGGGCCCTCCAACAGCTACGAAACTCATCTCTGCACCTCAGAGTTGGTACAAGGGCATGTTGGTATTCGCGATATTGATCCACGTTTGGATGCAGTTCTGTCGTCTCTGGGTGGTATTTTCTTTGAAGGTAAGGATGTCCTGGACATAGGGTGTAATGCGGGGTGCCTTTGCTTAGCCACTGCGGGGTTGCTGCACGCGAGGAGTGTCACGGGTGTGGATATCGATGAGGACTTAGTTGCACTGGCGAACTCCGCGCTTGAAGAACTACGTACATTGGCTCTGCGCCGCCATACAGTTCTGTCATCGTTGACATGTCAAAAAACTGTAAAGTCCAGTGTTGACCACGAAAGTCCCGAAACTTCCGGGAGTTGTGTTTCAGCTTCGTCGCCGTATCCAGGCAGCGAAACGAAGCGCACTGACCTGGACACGGGAAACTGCATCATTTCAGGGTCTCCAGCGAAGGCCACTAGGAATCTGGTGATGACCTCAGCGGTTGGGGAGCGTCTGCCTACAATTCCAGATCTTGACAGGGGGTGTAAGGACGATAAGGGGCTCTCCGGTGCTCCATATGGTATTAGCGAACATCCAGAAAACCCTGAGAACAATTCTTTGAAACAATCAGGAGGGGTATCAAAGCGAAGTCCGGGATCGCATTTTTCACAGGTGTTCGGGCGTCTACTGTGGAACGCCCTGGTGACAGAGGCAACTACTGGAGAGGTGAGAGAGCCTGGTTTGGAAAGCACAAGACTATCTAAAACCGAGAGGCGAACGAAAGAGGTATGTGATGGCCACGTTCCCTCGAATGTACAGAGTGGCTTCACGGGTATGGCCACGAGTACTGGCATTTCGACCCGTGCCACCGATTCTACTGAACGAGAGGCAGCTTTCCCATTCAATGTCTCTTTTCACTCAACTGATATCGTCGGTGGCCTGGCCTCACAGACCTCCTCTGCGATAGTACAGAACGAAAGGGAGCATCCGTCGCCTCTTGGCTCTGAGGAGTGTTACTGCGAACTTCTAGGGACTGTCAGTCGCGCAGTCGGGTCACTGCCGAAGGGGGCATTGCTGAGTCCTGGATCCTTTGATATAGTAATATGCTTTTCAGTTACGAAGTGGATTCATCTTCATCATGGAGACTGTGGCATTctgctgcttttctcgcggCTTCACGCTCTGTTGAAGCCCGACGGaatccttcttctcgagccTCAGGACTGGGCTTCGTATCGTCGCGCAAGACGGCTATCTTCCGACTTcaagcagcagctgcaccATATTCGTTTGCCTCCGAAGACGTTTACTTCCATTCTTACCGCAAACAGTGGCAGCAGAAAATCGCAGTGCTCGTCTTGTGTGATCTGTGACGCGTGGTCCAACGATGCCAAGACAGCGGCTTCAACGGAGTTGTCTGCGGTGACAGACAAGCAATGTGAACAATATGAGCCGAAGTctgagacagcagagaacggTTGCCAGTGTGCCTGTCGCATCGTATCTTCTCTGATTCCACCGTGTGATGGATCATCGCAAGGTTTGTCGGCTAAAAAACCTGTCCAGCCGTTTGCTCTCATGTGTTCATTAAACCCGTGGACCAATGACGTCCGAATCAGCAAACACCAGCAAAGTGGTGCTTACGGGGGGACGATGTGGGATGAGTCGCGAGCTGCCGCGGACGGAAGAGCGGCGCCCCGTCCCCATCAGTTGTCAGTGGATGAAGTATGCAAACATGGTAATGTTACTGCcagaaagagcgacgagggGTATTTGGATGGTGTCTTCGATGATGATCAACGGTGTTCACAGGCGCCTGCTAATCACGTTTTCCAGAAAGGTTCAGAGGTCGTGAAATCTGCTGAACCCAAAATATCAGACGCGAAAGCTGTACGCGAACCCAAGGGTAGACTTTCAGATAGGCGTATCCTTGTGTTACGGAAGAGCAGCAGTTGTTTCTCCGTGTGCTGCTGCACCTTGAAAATGTTGACCAGCCGTGCTGTGGGACGTTGCGGACCCAAACCAATCAATTCACAAAGCCAATCTTGA
- the AP2VIII5 gene encoding AP2 domain transcription factor AP2VIII-5 (encoded by transcript TGME49_271200), translating to MNEVHDVQPGHIYQPGNKKEVRLVYRILSGPYCGRHQKSFSLTKWGVAGAWDAAQQAKAYMLQTGRLPPSFASPYSRSKLTNASANAIVKPVRPPGVPGVDGFLGPMDLDGGATALFPSLAAFSATTKPPDAALGNSLHTCTQSHRFHCEEKNYTESPTTSELLDKALRCCLVEEHKSMPTAHKSRQKRANNAAQSPERKLRRRQHSGGTSSSTASAPLSPLGIGSEHPGSAGLDTLHSDSAAAVAAQLLSPILASLCKLDSRVESDDANTNVPSRRSGSMSPYEAAKDPDTKLPATRPSSGAKGRVSKHTGKDWNTSDTEETVASAGSNTLRKLLSPASLRVSSPGIAAFSEGAGAPFPFLPSPQTGYQRAAPGWAYPGAVQATLEASARVSGPSAPCFQGQQGPAGGPSVPSCGGAMPADLVNLQMLSGTVPHFAGTLQGEGSGAPWVESPPVHPVSGNGGTEGNVSPATAAATALTLLQLAEQNAALQPKDQSQIEPNALQKFLLLQQFQLLQEKQQASQERMCRKSGEPPRLDNQGSCEENGLATASRSTHVSAADLSEVHHSEESSLACANECGRPRLTHKEMRSASLHEADDGNSSILKCVSPDEDGDGAGLELPQRGGGNFLSPLLPQGPRGDLQGQTQNEDIDAVNMSDTLRNLLLAASLQRQQELLGAPVSQPCGGEGSIAHAPEHSETFFNIRSLASLLPQQSSLGKPEQKGVSDCRGNPTESGVPCPFEAVQEREAHGVPSHLAMLWGVSSLELTRKKVNGRAPIGGSPAVSLEEAGPLSVASEPTTTSLNSLPDNLTLGRDSLLADSDREDGAVDCSTRTSGDTSDHPSAMKLMSPVSLPGHPSPFRGPQNSDTLCIASDCDAAPCDLGDSIPNGRDNEENAASGVVTRNRGHGSPRNPPLGHLHEQIRPNGLESHEGLRRVVPATGNHTGLLGDLVSARMGETCLDDVQQEDPETAAMALLEAQGCLSGRGGESRVPFRLHQMPKNSRGDILDDRDRGGRDPRKRKGRPESAGEI from the exons ATGAATGAAGTTCACGACGTTCAACCAGGCCACATTTACCAACCGGGTAATAAAAAG GAGGTTCGTTTGGTCTACCGCATCCTGTCGGGACCTTACTGTGGTCGTCACCagaagtcgttttctctgacG AAATGGGGCGTCGCAGGCGCGTGGGACGCTGCCCAGCAGGCGAAGGCCTACATGTTGCAGACAGGGAGACTGCCTCCTTCGTTTGCGTCCCCTTACTCGAGAAGCAAGTTGACGAATGCCTCTGCAAACGCCATTGTGAAGCCAGTGCGGCCGCCAGGAGTGCCAGGGGTCGACGGTTTTCTGGGTCCCATGGACTTGGATGGCGGGGCTACAGCGCTCTTTCCATCGCTCGCCGCGTTCTCGGCGACTACGAAGCCGCCTGATGCGGCCCTGGGTAACTCACTTCACACTTGCACGCAGTCGCACAGGTTCCATtgtgaagaaaagaactACACGGAGTCACCGACCACATCAGAGCTGTTGGATAAAGCCCTCAGGTGCTGCTTGGTAGAGGAGCACAAGTCGATGCCCACTGCCCACAAGAGCCGCCAGAAGCGCGCAAACAATGCTGCACagtctccagagagaaaactgcGACGCAGACAACACTCGGGTGGCACGTCTTCCTCCACGGCAAGCGCACCGCTCTCTCCACTGGGCATCGGCAGCGAGCATCCTGGGTCCGCTGGCCTGGACACTTTACACAGTGACTCCGCCGCCGCGGTCGCCGCGCAGCTTCTGTCCCCGATCCTGGCTTCCCTATGTAAACTTGATTCGCGTGTCGAGTCCGACGACGCCAACACGAACGTACCCTCCCGCAGGAGCGGGTCCATGTCGCCGTacgaggcagcgaaggacCCCGACACGAAGTTGCCTGCGACGCGTCCGTCGAGTGGCGCGAAAGGCAGAGTCTCGAAACACACAGGAAAGGATTGGAACACTTCTGACACTGAAGAAACGGTGGCCTCTGCGGGGTCGAACACACTACGGAAACTCCTGTCCCCTGCGTctcttcgtgtttcttccCCAGGGATCGCGGCTTTCTCTGAAGGCGCCGGCGcaccttttccttttttgccCTCGCCGCAGACGGGCTATCAACGAGCTGCCCCCGGATGGGCCTATCCGGGGGCTGTGCAGGCGACTTTGGAGGCCTCTGCGCGGGTCTCAGGGCCTTCTGCTCCGTGTTTTCAGGGGCAGCAGGGACCCGCGGGTGGGCCTTCAGTTCCTTCATGCGGGGGCGCGATGCCTGCAGACTTGGTCAATCTGCAGATGTTGTCTGGGACAGTTCCACATTTCGCAGGAACTCTTCagggagagggaagcggaGCCCCATGGGTGGAGAGTCCGCCTGTGCACCCCGTGAGTGGGAATGGGGGCACCGAAGGAAACGTGAGCCCTGCAACTGCCGCTGCTACCGCCCTCACGCTTCTTCAGTTAGCCGAGCAGAACGCTGCTCTCCAGCCCAAGGACCAGAGCCAAATCGAGCCGAACGCACTGCAGAAGTTCCTCTTGCTCCAGCAGTTTCAGCTGCTCCAGGAGAAACAACAGGCGTCCCAGGAGAGGATGTGTCGCAAGAGCGGCGAACCGCCGCGTTTGGACAACCAGGGAAGTTGTGAGGAGAACGGCCTTGCCACTGCCTCGAGAAGCACCCATGTTTCCGCTGCGGACCTCTCAGAAGTGCATCACTCCGAGGAGAGTTCCCTAGCATGTGCAAATGAGTGCGGCCGGCCGCGGTTGACGCACAAAGAGATGCGTTCTGCGAGTCTCCATGAAGCGGATGACGGGAATTCCAGCATTCTAAAGTGTGTATCGCCAGACGAGGATGGAGACGGCGCGGGTCTGGAGTTGCCTCAGAGGGGGGGGGGCAACTTTCTGTCCCCTCTGCTACCACAGGGGCCAAGAGGTGATCTTCAAGGCCAGACGCAGAACGAAGACATCGATGCAGTCAACATGAGCGACACGCTTCGCAATCTTCTTCTTGCGGCGAGTCTTCAGCGTCAACAGGAGTTACTCGGTGCCCCAGTGAGCCAGCCGTGTGGGGGAGAGGGAAGCATAGCACATGCCCCTGAACACTCAGAGACCTTCTTCAACATTCGATcacttgcttctctcttgcccCAGCAGTCTAGCCTGGGAAAACCCGAGCAGAAAGGCGTCAGCGACTGCCGTGGCAATCCGACGGAGAGTGGTGTGCCGTGCCCCTTTGAAGCTGTGCAGGAGCGAGAGGCCCACGGCGTTCCCTCCCATCTTGCGATGCTTTGGGGAGTTTCCTCGCTCGAATTGACACGAAAGAAGGTCAACGGACGGGCACCGATCGGAGGCAGCCCCGCTGTGTCTCTTGAAGAAGCCGGGCCACTCTCGGTCGCCAGCGAACCGACAACGACCTCTCTGAACAGCCTCCCAGACAATTTGACATTGGGTAGAGATTCCCTCCTCGCGGACAGCGACCGAGAAGATGGTGCGGTTGATTGCTCGACAAGAACAAGTGGAGATACCTCGGATCATCCGTCCGCAATGAAGTTGATGTCGCCAGTTTCTCTCCCAGGCCAcccttctcctttccgcgGGCCCCAAAACTCAGACACATTGTGCATAGCTTCAGACTGTGACGCAGCGCCGTGTGACTTGGGGGACTCGATACCAAATGGgcgagacaacgaagaaaaTGCCGCCTCTGGGGTAGTGACGAGAAACCGTGGACACGGCAGCCCGCGAAACCCGCCACTAGGCCATCTGCATGAGCAAATCCGCCCAAACGGTCTGGAGTCTCATGAAGGTCTCCGCAGAGTCGTACCAGCTACCGGGAACCATACGGGCCTGTTGGGAGACCTTGTGAGTGCAAGAATGGGGGAAACGTGCTTGGATGATGTCCAACAAGAGGATCCAGAAACGGCTGCCATGGCCCTGCTGGAGGCTCAGGGTTGTCTAAGTGGAAGGGGGGGTGAAAGTAGGGTGCCGTTTCGGCTGCATCAAATGCCCAAGAATTCCCGAGGCGACATCTTGGATGACCGAGACAGGGGAGGGAGAGATCCCCGGAAGCGAAAGGGTCGTCCTGAGTCCGCGGGCGAGATATAA